The window ATGAAGGTCAACGCCGCGTCGTCCTTTAGCTACGACAGCTCGGCCGCCTACGGCCGGTTGCAGAGTGCGCGGGCCAAGCTCGTCACCGACCAGATCCCCTGCGCCGCCGCGCCGTCCGTCATCACCGCCGACCGGGCCGCGGTGGTCCACGCCGAGGCCGAGGTCGCCAGGATCGAGGCGGCGCGGACGGGTGAGGTGGCCGCCTTCCAGCGGAGCGGCCGGTTCCTCGACGTCTTCGCCTGACCGAGGCAAGCCGGACCGCCGGACCCGCCGGTGCGTGCCGGGCCGCCGCGTGCCGGACCGAGGCAAGCGGGACCGAGACAAGCCGGACCAAGACAAGCCGGATCGCCGGACTCGCCGGTGCGTGCCGGGGCGCCGTGAAACCGGCGACGACGAGCACCCCGATGCGGCATCGGCCTCAGTGATCTGATGCGGTCAGTGGGTGTGGGTCAGCGGTGACGGGCCGCTTCGGCCCGGCGGGCGCGTTTTGGCCTGGATGGGCCACCTGGCTTGCGGGGTAGCTCGGGTTCGCGACGGTTGCGGTCGTCCGAGGGGTGGAGCGTACCGCCGCAGGGGTTTGATCTGAGTCGGACAGAAAGGCGGGCGGCGAGTGACGCAAGGTTTCGCCGTGACGCGTATCCGTCACATTGACGTTCGCCCACCTCACGCCACCGGATCCGGTGATCTCCGGGAAATTTTCGTGACTGCGGGGCGCGTCCGGAAGAGCATGGAATGAACGCAGTTCACGCGTTCAGCTGAGCAACATCACCGCAGGTAGATCGACATCTGCACGCTTCGGCAATCGATCATGAATGGGACGCCGGAAAACGAGATCAAAAACGCTCCGCGAGGGAGAAAACGCGGTTTGTAATCTTCTCGGGGTTTCGTGTCCGGCCTCGGCATCGCACCATGGATGACGGGTGATGCATTCGATGAACGGGCGACGAGTTGCGGTAGTCATCAGCGTCGAGCAGCACGACGACCCCGTGCTGCGGCGATTCTCCGTGCCGTCGGCCGATGTGCCGACGTTCGCCGAGGTGCTCGGGGATCCAGCGCTCGGCGGGTTCGAGACCACGCATCTGCGGGATCCCGGGGCGCGCGAGGCCTACGGGCGGGTCAAGTCCCTGTTCGAGGGGCGTGACCAGGAGGATTGTGTCCTCCTGTACTTCCGGGGCGTGATGCTGACCGGGCCCGGCGGTGGGCTGTATCTGGCCGCCGCCGACACCGTGATGGGCCGGCCCACCGACACCGCGATCGACGTGGCGCAGATCGCCGCGCTCATGCAGCGCAGCCGCGCCGGGCAGGCGGTGATCCTGCTCGACGGACGCACCGGCGGCCCCGTCGACGCCGGCCACCACTTCCGGGCGTCCCGCTCCGCCGAATGGCAGAGCCGCGTCGTCATCGCCGCCACCCCGCGACCCGAACCGCCCACCTTCGCCGGCCTGATCGCCGAAGGCGTCTCCGGCGGCGCCGCCGACCGCGACCGGGACGGCTGGATCGGCATCAGCGAACTCTACGACCACCTGCGCGAACGCGACCCCAGCGTGCGGCAGTGGGTGTTCGGCTCGGGCCGGCAGCCGTGGCTGGCCCGGGTCCGCCGGCCCGGCAGCGACCAGATGGCCCTGATCGCCCAACTCGCGGTCGCCGCCGCCGGGAACGACCTGTCCCGCGCCGTCGAGGCCCGCGAAGCCCTACGCCGCCTGGCCACCGGTGAGGGCCGGGTCGCCGCCGCCGCGACCGCCGCCCTGCGCCGCACGTCCATCCGCATCGCCGAGCCGTCCCTGGACTTCGGTGCCGTCGCCCCCGGCACCCGTCAGCTGGCCGCCGAGATCGCCGTGCAGGGGCCGCCACTGGCCGCCGCATCAGTCGTGTCGACCGACGCCGAAGGCTTGCACGCCCGCCTCGAAGGCAGCCTCCTGCGGGTGTCGTGGTTCCCCACCGTGGGACGCCTCGACGGGGCGGTCACGCTCGACGGACCGGCCGGGGCGGCCCGGCTCGCCGTCACCGGTTCGGTCTCCGCGGATGCCACCACCGGCGGAAACGGCGCGGTGCCGGTTGGGTCTCCGGCCGGTGTTCCGTCCGCGCCGCCGTCGGGGTCTCCCGCGGGTGTTCCGTCCGCGCCGCCGTTCGGGTCTCCGGCGGGTGTTTCGTCCGGGTCTCCGTTCGGGTCTCCGGCCGGTGATCCGTCCGGGCCGCCGGTCGGTGGGGTCGTCGGCTGGGGCGCGGGTTGGGCTCTCCCGAGCAGCGACGTGGCCTGGCCGGGCGAGTCGGCCTGGCCCGGCGAGAACCCGGACCACACCTGGCCGGGCGAAACGAGCTGGCAACCGACAGGCCCGGTGTCGACCCCGCCGGTCCCGGCAGGCGATCCGGTCTCCGCCCCTTCATCCGGCACGACCGTTTCCGACCCTTCATCCGGTACGGCCGGAGCACCCCCCGAATCGAGCCCACCCTCCGCCGCGTCCGCCAGTGGACCCCCCGCGCCCGCCGTCGGGCGGGGTGTGTCGCCCTGGGCTCCGATCAGCGGGCCACCGGCCGGCGGCGGTTGGGCACAGCGACCGGTGAGCGGCCGCCCGGAACCCCTCCCACCGACCGATCCCGAACCCGGAACACCAAGCCGACCGTCCTCCGGACCGCAGACCCAGCCGCCGTCCGGACCGCCGGCCTCCGGACCGCCACTCTCCGGGCCGCAGGCCTCCGGACCGTCGCCCTCCGGATCGCTAGCCTCCGGACCGCAGCCCTTCGCGACGCCGAGCCAGCCACACTCCGCAGCACCGCCCTCCGCAACACCGAGTCAGCCGACCTCCGGACCGCCGATTCAGCCGCCATCTGCAACGCCCGGCGATGGTCGAGCGTCAGTCCGGCAGGAAGCTGGTTCCGGGGCGTCCGACTCGGCGGATGAGGACGCGCTGCTCGTCGCGCCGAAGGCCACTGTCCGGGGTTCCTTCCCGGTGGCGTCGACGCCGGAGATTCCGACAACGCTGCACGCGGAACGGAGTTCGGCAGGTTCCGAGACGGGTCAGTCACCGCAAGACTCGCGATCGGCTGACGGCGTGGTCCACACCGGGCCACTCGGTCCTGAAGTCACCGGCGCCGACGTCGACGCCGGTGCTGGTTCCCATGCCACCGCTGGTTCTCCCGCTGACGCTGGTTCCCATGCCGACGGCGGTCCCCCCGCCGACATTGGTTCCCATGCCGACGGCAGCCCTCATACCGACGCTGGTTCCCATGCTGATGCCGGTTCTCATGCCGGCCTGCCGTCGGCCATCCGGCCGGAGGCAGCGACGCCGACCGCTGAATGGCCGGAGCCGTCGTCCTCATCACGCCGATCGGACTCTTCCGATATTTCGGATATCGGTACCGGCTCGTCGGACGGAGTGATCAGGCCGCAGAACCCGGTTGTCGGCCCGGCCGAACCGCTGCTCGGCACGACGGGGGGCCAGTTCGGTGCCGGAGCGAATCCCGCGAACGTCCCGGACCAGCCGCAACAGACTACGCATGACAGCCCGACGCACTCGGTAGCAGACAGCGACCCGGCGAGCAGAGACAAGACCGCCGCCAGTGATCCGGCAGACCGAGACATCACCGCAGCCGGTGATCCGACGAACCGCGATATCACCGCGGCCGACGACGGAGCGGACCGCAGCATCACCGCAGCTCAGGACGGGGCGGACCGCGGCATCACCGCAGCTCAGGACCCGGCGGACCGCGGCATCACCGCGGCTGGTGAGTTCACGAACCGGGACAGAACTGCGGGCGGCGACCCCATGGGCGTCACTTCAGCAGGTGACTCGACGGACACGGGCGCGTCCCGCACTCCGGACATCGGCTCGGACGGCGTCGCCGAGGAGTCGGTGGGCGCTGTCGGCGTCGTGGGTGGCGCCGGTGCGGGGTCGACGGATCGGGTCGGCACCGCGAGTGAGGATTCCCCCAAGGTGGACGATCGGCACGGGGAGTCGGCCGACGGCTCCGGAGGTCCGGCCGACGGGTCTGCGAGTGAACCGACCGGCGAGGGTCGGGTGGCAGGGGAAGCTGCGGGGCCGGGGAGTGAATCGGCCGGTCTGGCGAGTGAGCGGACCGGGTTCGCCGGTGGCTGGGGGGCCGCGGCCGGTCTGGCCGCCGGGGCGATGACCTGGCCCGGTGGGAACTCCGGCACCTGGGGGCGCTCTGATCCGGATGGGGTCTGGCCCGCCGCTGGGCGGAAACCCGGGCAACCGGCCGCCGCCGATGACGCAGACAACGGGCACCCGGCGACAGGCGATCGGTCCGAGCAGATCGGGTCCGCGGCCGATGGCCCTCTCGTTGGCGAGCCCGGCGCCCCGGCGAGAACTGTCGCCGACCCCAGCCGATCCGCTACCCGAAGCGGAGTGCCGGCCGGGCCATCCGACCAGCCGCTCTACGGCCCACCGGCCGAATCCAAGACCGAGACATCCCGCTCCGCACCGGCCGAATCCGAGAACGAGACTTCCGGCCGTGCGCCGGCCGAATCCGAGAGCGAGACGTCCGGCCGTGCACCGGCCGAATCCGACAACGCGACGCCCAGCCGGCCGCCGGCCGGCACATCGATCGAAGCGGAAGCCGGGACATCCCGCCCTTCGCTGATCGACTCACCGGCCGGATCCGAAGCCGGGCCGCCCGGCCATTCGGCGGTCGGCGCGTCTGGTGCGGCGCCAGGACACGGAGCGGCTGGGCCCGGGGCGCCAGGACACGGGGCGGCTGGGCCCGGGGCGGCTGGGCCCGGGGCGGCTGGGCACGCAGCGCCAGGGCATGGGGCGCCAGGGCATGGGGGGCCTGTTCCGGCGCCCCGGCGAGCCGCCGACGATAGTGCTCCATGGTTGGCGGAGCCGGCTCGGGCGGAGTCGATGCCGGCCACCCCGGACCAGGAGAGGACACCGCAGACCGAACCGGCGAAGGCCGGCTCGGGGTCGGCGGAGTTCGCGGATGCGGGTGCCGGTTCGGCCGGGCGTGGATGGGTCGGGAGCGAACAGCCGGGCGTCCCGGCCAGTCCGTGGGGAAGCTCTCCGGCGAATGTGGAAGGCCGGAACAGCGGACAGTCCGAACCGGATGCGCACACCGCTCCGTGGCCGGGTACTCCGGGAGTGGACCCGAACGGGCCGGTGGATGGCGGCTGGCCGGTTGCGCCGACGAGCGGTTGGCCGACTTCACCGGCGTCGCCCTGGCCTGGGACGGACGCCTGGAACGCGGCGGGTGCGGGCACCACGTATCCGGGACGACCGGTGAGCGGCCAGCCAGGAGCCGGCTACCCCACAGCGGCGACCGAGACCGGGTTCCCCGGAGGGCCGACCGGAACCGGGTTCAACGAGGGCGGGTCGAGCGCGGGCCGAAGCGGCGGGTATCCCCCGGCCGGGCCGGGCACGGGCCATCCCGGAAGCGGGACGGGACCGACCGGGAACGGTCCCGGGGCGGGGCCGGGTGGACGGCCTCCGCGGACCGGGTATCCGGCCGGCTACCAGGGTGGGTTCCCGAGTGATCCGGGAGGCGGCCACGACTCCGGGAACGGCGGGACGGGGTATCCGCCGGGGGCGGGCGGTCCCCCGTACCCCCAAGAGAGAAAACCGCGCCGCCGAGGCGCGCTGATCGCCGCCGGGGTCGTGGTGCTCGCGCTGCTCGCCGGTGGGTCCTACCTCGGGGTGCGGTTCGCGCTGGCCGGTGACCAGCCGGAGGCGGCGCCGCAGCAGACCGTGACGCCGGAGCAGACCGGGACGCAGCCGGGCGGCGGGCAGGCGAGTGTGCCGGCGACCGATCCGGCCGGTACCGAGGTTCCGGCGCCGCCGAGCCTGGCGAAACCGGTGGTGGTGGACCGGATCAGTGTCGGCCAGGAACCGGAGGGCGTGACGGTCTCGCCGGACCACAAGACGATCTACGTGGCCGACCAGAACTCGAAGGACGTGCACTTCATCGACGTGAAGTCGAAGAAGATCGACGTGGTGAAGGTGCCGAATACACCCCGGTTCCTGGCGCTGTCCGCGGACGGTGCCCGGCTGTACGTGACACTGTTCGAGAACAACTTCACCGGCAACGGGCTGGCGGTGATCGATACGGCGTCGAAGGCGCTGGTGAAGACGATCCGGACCGGGCCGCGGCCGTTCGAGCCGGCGGTGGCGCCGGACGGCCGGGTGTGGGTGCCGATCCACAACGGGGCGCGGGTGGAGATCTACGACCCGCAGTCGCTGACCGAGGCGGCGCGGATCTCGGTGCCGCCGAACCCGCACTGGATCGTCTTCACCCCGGACGGGCGGACGGCGTTCACCGCGAACCACGAGTCGAGTCAGATCTCGGTGGTGAACGTGGCCGACGGGCTGGTCCGGAAGAATTTCAAGGTGGGCCGGTCACCGCACGCGCTGGCGGTCACGCCGGACGGCACCCGGCTGGTGGTGACCAACTACGACCTGGACACCGTGGAGGTGTACGACACCGGCGACCAGCGGCTGGTCCACCGGGTCAACGTGGGCAGGGAACCACAGGCGGTGATGATCTCCGCGGACGGGAAGCACGCGTACATCGTCAACGAGGGCTCGGACAACCTGTCGGTGATCGCTCTCGGTGACGGCAAGGTGGTGTCGACGGTCGCGGTCGGGGACAGCCCGCGGGTGAACGCGATCGCCCCGGACGGACGGCGGCTGTATGTGACCGATGGCCGCGGGAAGACGGTTACCGTGCTGAGAACGACCGAGGAGTGATGATTCCCTGGTAGCGTCGCGCCATGTCGACGGATTCACGTTTGCAGTCGCTCATGGCGCGGGAGCGCGTCACCTTCGCCGACCGTCATCCGGGTTCGCGGGCCGCGTACCAGAGATCTGATCATCTCTTCGGTCGTGTCCCGATGACCTGGATGAACAAGACCGCCGGCGATTTCCCCATCTACCTGGCGAAAGCGAACGGTAACCGGATCGTCGACGTCGACGGGAACACGTTCGTCGACTTCGCTCTCGGGGACACCGGCGCGATGGCCGGCCACTCCCCCGCCCCGGTCGTCGCCGCGGTCACCGAGCGTGTCCAGCATGGCCTGGCCACGATGATGCCGACCGAGGACGCGGCGATCGCCGGCGCCGAGCTGGCCCGCCGGTTCGGGCTGCCCGCCTGGAGTTTCGCGCTGACCGCCACCGACGCCAACCGCTGGGCGATCCGCCTGCTGCGCGCGGTCACCGGCCGGCCGAAGATCCTGGTCAACAGCTACTGCTACCACGGTTCGGTGGACGAGTCGCTGATCGTGGTCGGACCGGACGGGCGGGGCGTCAGCCGGGAGGGCAACGTCGGCGCGCCCGTCGACGTGACGCTGACCAGCCGGGTCGCCGAGTTCAACGACCTGGCCGGCCTGGAACGGGAGCTCGCGCACGGTGACGTGGCGGCGGTGCTGATGGAGCCGGCGCTGACCAACATCGGCATCGTGCTGCCCGAGGACGGCTACCTGGCCGGGGTGCGGGAACTGACCCGGCGGCACGGCACCTACCTGATCAACGACGAGACGCACACGTTCTCGGCCGGGCCGGGCGGCGCGACCGCGTTCTGGGGCCTCGAACCGGACGTGTTGACGATCGGCAAGGCCATCGGTGGCGGGGTGCCGGTCGGGGCGTACGGCCTCAGCGCCGAACTCGCCGACGCGCTGAGCGGCCGCGGCGACCTGGACCTGGTCGACATGGGCGGCGTCGGCGGCACCCTGGCCGGCAACCCGGTGTCGATGGCCGCGACCCGCGCCACGCTGCAGAAGGTCCTCACCGACGCCGCGTTCGCCACCATGATCGAGACGGCGTCGGCGTTCGCCGACGGACTGATCGAAATCATCGAGGGGTACGGGCTACCGTGGTCCGTCTCAAGGCTGGGTGCGCGGGTCGAATACCGGTTCGCCAGCCCCGCCCCACGCAACGGCACCGAGTCGGCCGCCAACGCGAACGGTGAACTGGAGGACTTCCTGCACCTCTACCTGGCGAACCGGGGTGTGCTGCTGACCCCCTTCCACAACATGGCGCTGATGTGCCCGGAGACGTCCCTGGCCGACGTGGCCCGGCACCACGAGATCTTCGATGCGGCGCTGAAGGAGCTTCAGATGTAGTGCGCCTGGCGGGCCTCGATCAGCTCCGGCAGGTGCTCGTGGCACCAGTCGCGGGCGGCGTCGATGAGAGTGAGCAGGCTCCGCCCCAGCGGGGTCAGCTCATACTCCACGTGTGGTGGGTTCGCTGGGAACTCCCGGCGGGTCACCATGCCGTCGCGCTCCATCGCGCGCAGCGTCTCGGCCAGCACCTTCTTCGTGATGGAGCGCAGCGGGACCAACAGCTCACCGAACCGTCGCGGCCCGCCCTCCAGGCAGATCACCACCATCGCCGTCCACTTGTCACCGACCCGCATCGGCACCAGCCGCGTCGGGCACTCCGGCGCGAACATCTCCGGATCCAGCGTTTCCATCCGCCCACGTTAGCGCCGGTTTCGTTGCGGTAACCAGGCCCCCGTCGCATAGCGTCCGCCGCATGACCAGCATCGTGATCTTCGGAGCCGGTGGCCGGGCCGGGCGGGCCGTGTCCGCCGAGGCCGAACGCCGTGGCATCCAGGTGACCTCAGTCGTCCGCGACCCCGCCAAGCACCGGCTGCCGGGCCGGGTCGTGCCGGGCGACATCCTCGACGCCGGGTCGGTCGCCGCGCTCGTCGCCGGCCACGACGCCGCCGTCAACGCCGTCTCGCCCGCCTCCGACCCGGAAGCCCTCAAAGCGCTCGGCACCCTGGACGGCAGGTTCTACATCACCGCCACCGACAACCTTCTCGACGGCCTCGCCGCGGCCGGGGTCCCGCGCCTGGTCGTGATCGGACTGTTCGCCAACCTGGTCGACGCCGACGGCGAACCGCTCTACGACGATCCGGCGGTGCTACCCGCCGAGTTCCGGCACTTCGCGGTCGCCCACACGGCCGGTCTGGACCGGCTCCGGGCCGCCGACACCCGTGTCGACTGGCTGGTGCTGACGCCGCCGGCCCAGCTCCTCCCGGACGCCCCGCGGCGCGGCGCCTACCGCAGCGGCGGCGAGACCGGCGGCGGGGTCACCCTGTCCTACGCGGACCTGGCGGTCGCGGTGGTCGACGAGATCGAGACCCCGGCGCACCACCGCACCCGAATCTCGGTCTTCGACTGACTCGACTGATCATTTTCGGCCGAGGACTGGTCAAGGGCGCCCGCTGAATGCCTTCCGGCCGGGGCCGGTCAGAGGGCGTCCGGCCGGTTCAGCGCCGGGTGTTTCTCGGCGGCCGTCGCGAACCAGGCCGGGCCCTCTGACCCCAGTGCCGTCCGGATGCGCAGCAGCGACCACTCGTCGAGTGCCGGCAGGGCGTCCGGCGCGAACCAGCCCACCTCCAGGGACTCGTCGTCGGTCGTCCCGATCTCGCCGCCGACGGCCCGGCACCGGAACCACACGTTGAGGTATTCGCACCGGTCCCCGTTCGGGTAGACCACCGGATGCGACGCCACCCCGGCGAGCCGCACGATCTCCGCGCGTACCCCGGTCTCCTCGAAGACCTCCCGCACCGCGGTGTCCGCGGGCTGCTCGCCGGGGTCCACCACCCCGGCCGGGACCGACCAGCGCCCATTGTCCGAACGCCGGGCCAGCAGCACCCGCCCGTCGTCGTCGGTGACCACGGCGCTCGCCCCGGGCAGCATCAGCAGGTCGTGCCCGATCGAGCCGCGCATGCGCTTGATGTATTCAGAAACAGCCACGCCGCAAACCCTAGAGACCACCGTCCAGCGCCGGCGCCGGCCCAGCCGGGGCGACGGGAACTGCCGATCAGATCACCCGCCACCCCGGCGGTCGCGGGCCGCCGGGGTGCGGGCCGGGTGTGGCAGGGTGTGGGGATGGATCCGCTTCGGAAACGCTTTCGGGAGTTGCACTCGGCCGGGACGTTCGTGATGCCGAACGCGTGGGACGTCGGGT of the Actinoplanes sichuanensis genome contains:
- a CDS encoding YncE family protein, with the translated sequence MLALLAGGSYLGVRFALAGDQPEAAPQQTVTPEQTGTQPGGGQASVPATDPAGTEVPAPPSLAKPVVVDRISVGQEPEGVTVSPDHKTIYVADQNSKDVHFIDVKSKKIDVVKVPNTPRFLALSADGARLYVTLFENNFTGNGLAVIDTASKALVKTIRTGPRPFEPAVAPDGRVWVPIHNGARVEIYDPQSLTEAARISVPPNPHWIVFTPDGRTAFTANHESSQISVVNVADGLVRKNFKVGRSPHALAVTPDGTRLVVTNYDLDTVEVYDTGDQRLVHRVNVGREPQAVMISADGKHAYIVNEGSDNLSVIALGDGKVVSTVAVGDSPRVNAIAPDGRRLYVTDGRGKTVTVLRTTEE
- a CDS encoding transaminase; this encodes MSTDSRLQSLMARERVTFADRHPGSRAAYQRSDHLFGRVPMTWMNKTAGDFPIYLAKANGNRIVDVDGNTFVDFALGDTGAMAGHSPAPVVAAVTERVQHGLATMMPTEDAAIAGAELARRFGLPAWSFALTATDANRWAIRLLRAVTGRPKILVNSYCYHGSVDESLIVVGPDGRGVSREGNVGAPVDVTLTSRVAEFNDLAGLERELAHGDVAAVLMEPALTNIGIVLPEDGYLAGVRELTRRHGTYLINDETHTFSAGPGGATAFWGLEPDVLTIGKAIGGGVPVGAYGLSAELADALSGRGDLDLVDMGGVGGTLAGNPVSMAATRATLQKVLTDAAFATMIETASAFADGLIEIIEGYGLPWSVSRLGARVEYRFASPAPRNGTESAANANGELEDFLHLYLANRGVLLTPFHNMALMCPETSLADVARHHEIFDAALKELQM
- a CDS encoding winged helix-turn-helix transcriptional regulator: METLDPEMFAPECPTRLVPMRVGDKWTAMVVICLEGGPRRFGELLVPLRSITKKVLAETLRAMERDGMVTRREFPANPPHVEYELTPLGRSLLTLIDAARDWCHEHLPELIEARQAHYI
- a CDS encoding NAD(P)-dependent oxidoreductase; the protein is MTSIVIFGAGGRAGRAVSAEAERRGIQVTSVVRDPAKHRLPGRVVPGDILDAGSVAALVAGHDAAVNAVSPASDPEALKALGTLDGRFYITATDNLLDGLAAAGVPRLVVIGLFANLVDADGEPLYDDPAVLPAEFRHFAVAHTAGLDRLRAADTRVDWLVLTPPAQLLPDAPRRGAYRSGGETGGGVTLSYADLAVAVVDEIETPAHHRTRISVFD
- a CDS encoding NUDIX hydrolase; the protein is MAVSEYIKRMRGSIGHDLLMLPGASAVVTDDDGRVLLARRSDNGRWSVPAGVVDPGEQPADTAVREVFEETGVRAEIVRLAGVASHPVVYPNGDRCEYLNVWFRCRAVGGEIGTTDDESLEVGWFAPDALPALDEWSLLRIRTALGSEGPAWFATAAEKHPALNRPDAL